One Candidatus Nitrososphaera evergladensis SR1 genomic window carries:
- a CDS encoding HAD family hydrolase, which yields MAQLAAFDMDGTLLDGRLVFALAERFGLDGKVRSVQADSKLVNYEKTIAIAALFAGLTRQDLLAAIESVPLAANCERAISLLKEQGWKVGIITDSYATAASVVAERLRMDFLAANELEFKGDKITGTVHMPLGWQEIGCTCKLSVCKRFHLEKYATKFGVPLENTAAIGDTRADICMVRRAGAGIAFMPKDDDIASATKSVVRKPDMMQVAQLLLLGAAH from the coding sequence ATGGCGCAGCTAGCGGCTTTTGACATGGACGGCACGCTTCTTGACGGAAGGCTCGTCTTTGCTCTTGCAGAGCGCTTTGGGCTTGACGGCAAGGTCCGGTCGGTCCAGGCAGATAGCAAGCTTGTCAATTACGAAAAGACAATAGCAATAGCCGCCCTTTTTGCAGGGTTGACCCGGCAGGACCTTCTTGCCGCAATAGAGTCAGTCCCGCTTGCCGCAAACTGCGAGCGCGCAATTTCGCTCTTGAAGGAGCAGGGCTGGAAAGTGGGGATAATAACCGACAGCTATGCAACGGCCGCGTCGGTGGTTGCCGAGAGGCTTCGGATGGATTTTCTTGCAGCAAACGAGCTGGAATTTAAAGGTGACAAGATAACCGGCACTGTGCACATGCCGCTTGGCTGGCAGGAGATCGGTTGCACGTGCAAGCTGTCGGTGTGCAAGCGCTTTCACCTTGAAAAATACGCGACCAAGTTTGGAGTGCCGCTTGAAAACACTGCCGCAATAGGCGACACCCGGGCAGACATCTGCATGGTAAGGCGCGCCGGCGCCGGGATTGCGTTCATGCCAAAAGACGACGACATTGCCAGCGCTACAAAAAGCGTGGTGCGCAAGCCGGACATGATGCAGGTCGCCCAGTTGCTGCTACTTGGCGCCGCACATTGA
- a CDS encoding bifunctional nuclease family protein, whose protein sequence is MLGREDEYVSARISYVGFVDQVGLEGVVILKAEDGREFPMRAFSGEVARHISRFQEGDKGAIPTIYNLVEEIAAMADLMLTEVRVYQSGTVLRANLYFQGRKGEIVLRNYRASDSIALASYYDTPIKVRKSLFEEALEH, encoded by the coding sequence ATGCTCGGCCGTGAGGATGAGTACGTCAGCGCGAGGATTAGTTATGTTGGATTTGTAGATCAGGTGGGCCTCGAAGGGGTTGTCATACTAAAGGCAGAGGACGGCCGCGAGTTTCCCATGCGGGCGTTCTCCGGCGAGGTCGCAAGGCACATCTCGCGCTTTCAGGAAGGCGACAAGGGTGCCATACCTACCATCTACAACCTTGTTGAAGAGATTGCCGCAATGGCAGACCTGATGCTGACAGAAGTGCGCGTCTACCAGAGCGGGACAGTGCTGCGGGCAAACCTGTATTTCCAGGGCAGAAAGGGGGAGATAGTGCTTCGCAACTACCGTGCCTCTGACTCCATAGCCCTTGCCTCCTACTATGACACGCCGATAAAGGTGCGAAAAAGCCTCTTTGAAGAAGCGCTTGAGCACTAG
- a CDS encoding sialidase family protein has protein sequence MPTISERILLCGLLLLLVMFLVPKHYASAQYGCPPISGGYEPKVIARGENSGDVFVFWNYFYDCGQRVLFFKKSADNGNTFGNSIVIADSNTAGSAPAVSTSSDGNNLYVAWFKYTQPSPTLFFKKSTDNGATFGEAVKIDTNGTVQNGIFGVLASPANNNNIGIIWSGILANNGTDAVFLSKSLNGGESFSQPVLLGKGTAGYLTTPHMVQTGTQAYVLWSSAGDLGRADFVTKINMDKSDGGPFSVRPAVSLGNIGARAIAVSDDNVYVAGTTSSSADDSSEGIASGVSILLAKSNDGGLDFDKPAVLANYNSPDSNHVNSLTLDASENFVYLTWYNFHSPQIGAEIDARASADYGNTFGSIQKINSGTRVSEPIVTAASGDRFYVSWQDAGFRNNTSYQKLFFVPSSDGGDTFGKPVDLTGNTGISNPGQAMAADDDKNHVYIAWLDYAFKDGNHIMFTKNIDGGYNFGNATDLDEDSQTITEASSPSPEFGIPFALMAIMMAGAVGIILVATRTGWFGLKKS, from the coding sequence ATGCCGACAATATCTGAAAGAATTTTGCTTTGCGGCCTGCTGCTTCTCTTGGTAATGTTTCTCGTACCAAAGCATTATGCATCTGCTCAATACGGTTGTCCGCCAATATCCGGCGGTTATGAGCCCAAGGTAATTGCAAGAGGAGAGAACAGCGGCGATGTCTTTGTTTTTTGGAATTACTTTTATGACTGTGGACAGAGGGTGTTGTTCTTCAAAAAGAGTGCAGATAACGGTAATACGTTTGGCAATTCCATTGTCATAGCCGACTCAAATACAGCAGGTAGCGCACCCGCTGTTTCTACTTCCTCAGATGGCAATAATTTGTATGTCGCATGGTTCAAGTATACGCAACCATCACCGACACTATTTTTCAAAAAAAGTACGGATAACGGAGCGACCTTTGGAGAAGCCGTTAAAATAGACACAAATGGCACCGTACAGAACGGCATCTTTGGCGTACTTGCCTCACCTGCCAATAATAACAATATTGGAATCATTTGGTCAGGAATTTTGGCAAACAATGGGACTGATGCGGTTTTCCTCAGCAAGAGCCTAAATGGCGGCGAATCATTTAGCCAGCCTGTTTTGCTTGGTAAGGGTACCGCCGGCTATCTGACCACTCCTCATATGGTTCAAACAGGCACTCAGGCATATGTCCTGTGGTCATCTGCGGGAGACCTTGGCAGAGCAGATTTTGTTACAAAAATAAACATGGACAAGAGTGATGGCGGCCCGTTTTCTGTCAGGCCTGCAGTCAGCCTCGGCAACATTGGGGCACGTGCTATAGCTGTCTCGGATGATAATGTCTACGTTGCTGGAACGACTAGCAGTAGTGCCGATGACAGTTCAGAAGGCATTGCTAGCGGCGTTTCAATACTGTTGGCAAAAAGCAACGATGGCGGACTTGATTTTGACAAGCCGGCTGTACTGGCAAACTACAACAGTCCAGATTCCAATCATGTTAATTCCTTGACTCTTGATGCGTCAGAGAATTTTGTGTACCTGACATGGTATAATTTCCACAGTCCTCAAATTGGCGCGGAGATCGATGCTAGGGCAAGCGCAGATTACGGCAATACATTTGGAAGCATACAAAAGATAAACAGCGGAACCCGCGTCTCTGAGCCTATTGTAACAGCTGCCTCCGGAGACAGGTTTTATGTTTCATGGCAGGATGCGGGTTTCAGAAATAACACATCATATCAGAAGCTCTTCTTTGTACCGAGTTCTGATGGTGGGGATACATTTGGAAAACCAGTTGATCTGACTGGCAACACAGGGATATCAAACCCTGGACAGGCAATGGCAGCCGATGATGACAAGAATCACGTCTACATTGCTTGGCTGGATTATGCTTTCAAAGATGGAAACCATATCATGTTCACAAAAAATATTGATGGAGGATATAACTTTGGCAATGCAACTGATTTAGATGAAGACTCGCAAACAATAACAGAAGCATCGTCGCCTTCGCCAGAATTTGGCATCCCTTTTGCACTCATGGCAATCATGATGGCGGGAGCAGTAGGAATCATCCTTGTGGCTACTAGGACTGGATGGTTTGGGTTAAAGAAGAGCTGA
- a CDS encoding formate--phosphoribosylaminoimidazolecarboxamide ligase family protein, with translation MIGQQQIAPIIDRYDPKHVTIGAIGSHSALEVMDGAKDEGMKTICICQKGRDLPYRRFKRLADEIIILDKFSDILNRENQEKLRDRNCIMVAHRAFTAYLGYDNIENNFKVPVFGNRALLRAEERTAPRNQYYLIEKAGLRHPRIYRKPSDIAGPAMVKVQEAKRKLERAFFIVTSYEDYKRKAKQKVEQGIISKQDLENAVIEEYVLGTYFNLNFFHSPITGETEFLGIERRLQTNLHDFVSIPARQQMEIENIQTQNIEVGHTPASIRESLLEKVFEMGDKFAVAARKEYPPGIIGPISLQSIVTTDLDFVVYDVSLRVPGNPIMATTSPYTKYYYGHTMGVGRRIAMEIKNAAAQRKLRDIVT, from the coding sequence TTGATCGGCCAGCAGCAGATCGCACCGATAATAGACCGCTACGACCCAAAGCACGTCACCATTGGCGCCATAGGGAGCCACTCTGCCCTTGAGGTGATGGACGGCGCCAAGGACGAGGGAATGAAGACGATCTGCATATGCCAGAAGGGCAGGGATCTGCCGTACCGCAGGTTCAAGCGCCTCGCCGACGAGATAATAATCCTGGACAAGTTTTCCGACATACTGAACCGCGAGAACCAAGAAAAGCTTCGCGACAGAAACTGCATAATGGTTGCGCACCGCGCATTTACCGCTTACCTCGGCTACGACAACATCGAGAACAATTTCAAAGTGCCCGTGTTTGGCAACAGGGCGCTCCTGAGAGCAGAAGAGCGCACCGCGCCAAGGAACCAGTACTACCTCATTGAAAAGGCCGGCCTGCGCCACCCAAGGATATACCGCAAGCCGTCAGACATAGCCGGCCCGGCGATGGTCAAGGTGCAGGAGGCAAAGCGCAAGCTGGAAAGGGCGTTTTTCATAGTCACCTCGTACGAGGACTACAAGCGAAAGGCCAAGCAAAAGGTCGAGCAGGGAATCATAAGCAAGCAGGACCTTGAAAACGCGGTGATAGAGGAGTACGTGCTTGGCACCTACTTTAACCTCAACTTTTTCCACTCGCCCATTACTGGCGAGACAGAGTTTCTTGGTATTGAGCGCAGGCTGCAGACCAACCTCCACGACTTTGTGTCCATTCCTGCCAGGCAGCAGATGGAGATAGAGAATATCCAGACGCAGAACATCGAAGTCGGCCACACGCCGGCAAGCATACGCGAGTCGCTTCTTGAAAAGGTGTTTGAGATGGGGGACAAGTTTGCAGTAGCGGCAAGAAAGGAATACCCGCCGGGGATAATCGGCCCGATTTCGCTCCAGAGCATAGTCACCACCGATCTGGATTTCGTAGTCTATGACGTGTCTCTCAGGGTGCCGGGAAACCCGATAATGGCGACGACAAGCCCGTACACGAAATACTACTATGGCCACACGATGGGCGTCGGCCGCAGGATTGCCATGGAGATAAAGAATGCGGCGGCACAGCGCAAGCTGCGCGACATTGTAACCTAG
- a CDS encoding SDR family oxidoreductase, whose protein sequence is MQTAIVTGSSSGIGLETSLALARNGFYTYATMRNPAKGKALVDRAEKEELPLQVAELDVDKSESVKNTIDGIMEERKRIDVVVNNAGFALVGALEETSMDEIKAQFETNLFGALRVMKAVISIMRRQAGGTIVNITSMGGRVAIPLDPIYHGTKFALEGITESIRYELQPFGINVVLVEPGAVKTNFFDNLKFAHGATRQDSPYAKFMSGLQAAAAHMVQDAIPAREVAEAIVQAVKSDSPQMRYIVGKDAQAMIEAKKSMGDREFEKFMSARFAERQ, encoded by the coding sequence ATGCAAACAGCAATTGTCACTGGAAGTTCTTCCGGCATAGGCCTGGAGACATCCCTTGCGCTTGCACGAAACGGATTCTACACCTATGCAACGATGCGAAATCCCGCAAAAGGAAAAGCACTTGTCGACAGGGCAGAAAAGGAAGAGCTGCCGTTGCAGGTAGCAGAACTTGACGTCGACAAAAGCGAGTCGGTCAAGAACACGATCGATGGCATCATGGAGGAACGCAAAAGGATTGATGTCGTGGTTAACAATGCAGGATTTGCCCTGGTTGGCGCGCTGGAAGAAACATCGATGGATGAGATAAAGGCCCAGTTTGAAACTAACCTGTTTGGCGCGCTAAGAGTCATGAAGGCGGTTATCTCCATAATGAGGAGGCAAGCAGGCGGGACAATAGTGAACATAACTTCGATGGGCGGCAGGGTTGCAATCCCGCTGGATCCAATTTACCACGGCACAAAATTTGCGCTTGAAGGCATTACAGAATCCATTCGCTACGAACTGCAGCCATTTGGAATAAACGTGGTACTTGTCGAGCCTGGCGCGGTAAAGACTAACTTTTTTGATAACCTAAAGTTTGCACATGGCGCTACCAGGCAGGATTCACCTTACGCCAAGTTCATGAGTGGCTTGCAGGCGGCCGCTGCACACATGGTACAAGATGCAATTCCTGCCAGGGAGGTTGCAGAGGCGATAGTGCAGGCAGTCAAGTCGGACTCACCCCAGATGAGATACATTGTTGGAAAAGATGCACAGGCCATGATCGAGGCCAAAAAGAGCATGGGCGACAGGGAGTTTGAAAAGTTCATGTCCGCTCGGTTCGCTGAAAGGCAGTAG
- a CDS encoding twin-arginine translocase TatA/TatE family subunit: MAEGISSLIMQFGGLGGAEWIFIIIAIVVVFFGVKKIPEIARSFGKASAEYEKAKIEAKRELQQYKNQENNRVGREKLEEIADSLGINYTNKNDDELRAAIDVELNKSTKK, encoded by the coding sequence ATGGCTGAAGGAATTTCAAGCCTCATAATGCAGTTTGGTGGCCTAGGCGGCGCTGAATGGATATTCATCATAATAGCAATTGTGGTGGTATTCTTTGGGGTCAAAAAGATCCCCGAAATTGCAAGGAGCTTTGGCAAGGCCTCTGCCGAATACGAGAAGGCAAAGATAGAAGCCAAGCGCGAGCTCCAGCAATACAAGAATCAGGAAAATAACAGGGTAGGCAGGGAAAAGCTTGAGGAGATTGCAGACTCGCTTGGCATCAACTACACCAACAAGAACGACGACGAGCTGAGAGCGGCAATCGACGTCGAGCTGAACAAGTCTACCAAAAAGTAA
- a CDS encoding putative quinol monooxygenase gives MTVLTTKHAFTCRYILHLIFIFINFLSVYFGPVVSCGVLDDSYPSVSAFNLDFFTQLQLCLSDNQKKSHKTSVGRRLTFTLFTFPMRLSHRQVRRHWPCAPKKAAQIHGKIGGRLFIDTRRKNNGMESSRIHFRAEFTIEEGKIEEYKQLVQEMSRVVEANEPDTIDYQFYLNRDETKCIVHETYANSEAALAHNTGVASQTILPKISKVARISRFDVYGNPSDELRKVLASFSPQIYNRFAGFSRR, from the coding sequence ATGACAGTGCTTACTACGAAACATGCATTTACTTGCAGATATATTTTGCACCTTATCTTTATTTTTATTAATTTTCTCTCAGTATATTTTGGTCCGGTTGTCTCTTGTGGCGTTCTAGACGATAGTTATCCATCTGTCAGTGCCTTCAATCTCGATTTCTTTACACAACTTCAGTTGTGTCTTTCAGACAACCAGAAAAAATCGCACAAAACAAGCGTGGGAAGAAGATTAACTTTCACCCTTTTTACCTTCCCTATGCGCTTAAGTCATCGTCAAGTCAGAAGACACTGGCCATGCGCGCCTAAAAAAGCGGCACAAATCCATGGAAAAATTGGGGGTCGTCTTTTTATCGACACAAGGAGGAAAAATAATGGTATGGAGAGCAGTCGGATTCATTTTAGAGCGGAATTCACCATAGAAGAAGGAAAAATAGAGGAATACAAGCAACTGGTGCAGGAAATGAGCAGAGTAGTGGAAGCCAACGAGCCAGATACAATCGATTACCAGTTTTATCTTAATAGAGATGAAACAAAGTGTATTGTACACGAGACGTACGCAAACTCGGAGGCGGCACTTGCTCACAACACGGGCGTTGCTTCGCAAACGATACTTCCAAAGATTTCCAAGGTTGCGAGAATAAGCAGGTTTGATGTTTACGGGAACCCTAGCGACGAATTACGGAAAGTGCTGGCAAGTTTTAGCCCACAGATTTACAATCGATTTGCAGGATTCAGCCGTCGCTGA
- the msrA gene encoding peptide-methionine (S)-S-oxide reductase MsrA, whose amino-acid sequence MKATFGMGCFWCSEDVFGRVKGVKSTTVGYMGGKIEHPTYEQVCTDRTGHAEVVQIEYDPAQVSYEEILSVFWANHDPTIPNRQGWDVGTQYRSAVFYHSPEQKAAAEAIKQKLQDSGAFKRKIVTEVSPASAFWKAEEYHQKYYQKCGLKMHGYGTFW is encoded by the coding sequence ATGAAGGCTACATTTGGCATGGGATGTTTTTGGTGCTCTGAAGACGTTTTTGGCCGCGTAAAGGGCGTAAAATCAACAACGGTAGGATATATGGGAGGCAAAATCGAACACCCTACATACGAGCAGGTGTGCACTGACAGAACAGGGCACGCAGAGGTGGTGCAAATAGAATACGATCCTGCACAGGTTTCGTACGAAGAGATCCTGAGCGTGTTCTGGGCAAACCACGACCCCACGATTCCAAACAGGCAGGGATGGGACGTGGGCACACAGTACAGGTCGGCTGTGTTTTACCACAGCCCCGAACAAAAGGCCGCTGCTGAAGCAATAAAACAAAAACTTCAGGATTCAGGTGCATTCAAGAGAAAGATAGTGACAGAGGTATCGCCGGCGTCTGCGTTTTGGAAGGCAGAGGAGTATCACCAGAAATACTACCAAAAGTGCGGGCTAAAGATGCACGGCTATGGTACCTTTTGGTGA